In one Nicotiana sylvestris chromosome 8, ASM39365v2, whole genome shotgun sequence genomic region, the following are encoded:
- the LOC104223130 gene encoding transcription factor MAMYB gives MEFLDEDARPRFLLQSKPLQQSNSDPETQTRSLYRPGIIISISLSLLFFALSFLYFTIEPFGSLLIWLSLSLLIGPFAPLSVTAGDIRVGLGPPIQDPPKDDLSDTEPDAKKTNRRSNRPTKKVVDFEPVLPENINGSVANSEKINGSVVNSVKINGSVANSEKINGSSEWSEGDEELLRKMMGKHPVGKPGRWEAIAEGLNGRYRVENVIKKAKELGEKKMSDEDSYQRFLKDRKAVDKRSESGNEGDSENVEVKKVVESGWTSGEDLALLNALKTFPKEVAMRWEKIAAAVPGRSKAACMKRMTVLKKDFRSSKSANADT, from the coding sequence ATGGAGTTCCTAGACGAAGACGCCAGACCCAGATTCCTCCTCCAATCCAAGCCATTACAGCAATCCAATTCCGATCCGGAAACCCAAACCCGGTCTCTATATCGACCCGGAATCATCATCTCCATCTCCCTTTCCCTCCTCTTCTTCGCTCTCTCTTTCCTCTATTTCACCATTGAACCCTTCGGATCCCTTCTCATTTGGCTCTCTCTTTCCCTCCTTATCGGCCCTTTTGCCCCACTTTCCGTCACTGCCGGTGACATCCGGGTCGGACTTGGACCTCCCATCCAAGACCCGCCGAAAGACGATCTTTCTGATACCGAACCCGATGCCAAAAAAACCAACCGAAGATCCAACCGACCCACCAAGAAAGTCGTTGACTTTGAGCCCGTACTGCCGGAGAACATTAATGGGTCGGTGGCAAATTCGGAGAAAATTAATGGGTCGGTAGTAAATTCGGTTAAAATTAATGGATCGGTTGCGAATTCAGAGAAAATTAATGGGTCGAGCGAGTGGAGCGAAGGAGATGAGGAGTTGTTGAGGAAGATGATGGGGAAGCACCCGGTGGGGAAACCGGGGCGGTGGGAGGCGATAGCTGAGGGGTTAAATGGGAGATACAGAGTGGAAAATGTTATCAAGAAAGCTAAAGAATTAGGCGAGAAGAAAATGAGCGATGAGGATTCGTATCAGAGGTTCTTGAAGGATAGGAAAGCAGTGGATAAGAGAAGTGAGAGTGGAAATGAGGGTGATTCTGAGAATGTGGAGGTGAAGAAGGTGGTGGAGAGCGGGTGGACTAGTGGGGAGGATTTGGCTTTGCTTAATGCATTGAAGACATTTCCGAAGGAAGTGGCGATGAGGTGGGAGAAAATTGCAGCTGCTGTGCCTGGGAGGAGTAAAGCAGCTTGTATGAAAAGAATGACTGTGTTGAAGAAGGATTTTAGAAGTTCTAAGTCTGCTAATGCTGACACTTAG